The window AGCCTTCTTTAAACTACCCACAGCCAGCTACAATACGCATGTGTATCAGTAGATGTATGGCCATTAATTAGAGTTACTGAATTGGATCTCTTGTGCTTTTGGAGGACTTAATATGATTAGCCTTCTAATAGTACTGGTTATTGCCAAATACAAGAAATCCAATTTAAGAATAAGTTTATGCTTAATGTCAACACTTCCACATTTTGATGAGTGACGGTCTAGAGTCTCTTTCTTAACACTAACTTGCCAATAACTGAGCACAACACTCATCCAAATATGGTCCAAAAATAAAGAGTCAGATAGCAGTAGGTAATATTAATGTcgcatcttttatatacagtctttgaGTAGAGCTCCATAGCAGCTGATGgatttctgttataaccttggCACAACATAATGTCAACACTTCCACAATTTAATGGCCCTCTCACTAGCTGACCTAGACAAGTGCAGTGACACCACAATAGGATTGGATAGCCATACTGTGCAGCGCTGTGCCAAAGAGTCACAGGGAGAAGCTCTGCAAATACTTCAGGAGTTTTATGTTGGTTTTTTCATCCACTATTTAGCAATTCAAGATAAATTAGATCAGATTTAAACAAACCATTTGTACTGCCTGTACACTCTACACTCCTTGCACTCTAAATGGGTGTAAATAAATATCTACATTACTATATTACCAACAATTTATTTTACTATTAGCTgactttttatatataaaatattaaaaataaaaattattattttgaagATAAATGTTCTCTGTTAGTATTAAATAGATTCATATTACTGTTGCATGTTTAagattgagctcattttaagTACTTCATATTCTGTTTAATGTCGACCATCATATTCAATAAATGATTTGTTTGCAGTGGCTGTCCTACGAGGACCGGGTATATCTGAAAACAACAGTTGTTCATGAGCTCAGAAACACAGGCCTACATATtgatttgaaatattttaaaatataataataacaaaacatCAGCTGAGTGAAGGAGGCAGCGCCATGTGTGACATGGTCAACTGTCAATGTCTACAGaggtattaaaaatattaaggaAAAATGAATGTGTAGTGTTTGCAAAGCAGGTGGTTAAACGTATTATTCAAAAACAATCTGATAGATGCCAATCTGAAAGAGCTAGCTAAGGCTGCTAGCTAAGGCTGCACCTGATCTGTTGTATTTTATTAGACCTCACATCAACAGAGCTTTCTTTGTTAATGTATTAAATGAATTATTAACAAtattttcaaacttcattttacATCACACATGTTGGACAAAGTGGTTAGAAAGATGAAACTCATTAGTTTACGATGCTAAGTCACTGAAGCTCGTTTACTTGCTAATGGTCATTGTGTTTCCATCTGAAGCAGCAATCATAACTGATCCCAGAGCAGTAAAAGCTGAGACAGCGGCAGCTTGCTTCGTATACTCGTGTCTCCTCAGTTAACAGTGAAATACTAGTGCTTTATCCACAAGGCACATGTGCAAACCACCAGAAAAAAATCTGCTAGCATTTTAGCTTTAGCTCGAGTCTTAACGGGAGATAAACACACCGGTTTGACAGAGAAGGGTGCAGTTTCCTATGAGCATGAAACAAGCGCAACTTTCAGCGAGCTGCAAGAAGGCAGTAATGTAAATGATGGCTACACATATTAATTGACAGTTGAGGAGCTTTATGACATCACTGTCCAAGATAAAAGAAGAGAGATTGCTTTACTGTggtacattttaatgtttattccttcttcttcttttttaaaaaaaaatgtctatcTATCTagtacagcggtccccaactttttttgcgccacggaccggtttgtgcccgacaatattttcacggaccggcctttaaggtgtcgcggataaatacaacaaaataaaactagtaccggtaccgaaaaaaagaagatttattcataacacacgtgaaaagacccaggaaaaccgagttaacgaaaaaaacgataacaaaataacgctaaaaaccgataaaaaccctgaaaaccatacatttcacaccagagtctcaactctcgcggcccggtaccaaatgactcacagaccggtactggtccgtggcccaggggttggggaccgctgatctagTTCATAAATTCATCTGAAGTCTACCAAATGCCAATATCTATTACCTCTGTGTAAAAAGCACAAATCCAAATTGTTCTTTGGAGTAGAACTGATTTATGACCAGGAGAACAATCCcaaatgctgttttttaaaaatttatttattcagtgtattttttcctctcttcaCAGATTTAAATGATACAAAACAACAGGTGTTACTTTACAAGCACAAATCACAGATTAAACACCTCCTCAACACTTAAAGGACGGCCAAATTACTCCTGCCTTCTGTACATCGCAGACATTGCTTTAAAGCGCACAGCAGTTGATGTGTCTGTATCTCCTCTCATAATGCTGTGGATCCAGGGCAAATATGAGGAAAGCTTCATATACACTGCGTGCTTGTACCTAGTGCAGGATTTATCATAGGACAGGATCCCTGCAGCATATATGTCCCCAGTTTCAGGATCTGTGACAGCCAGAGCTCCACCTGCATCCCCAAAACAGACATTCTCCTGATATTTTGTGGCAGCAGTGCAGATCATGTCATCATCTACAGTTGGCGTGAGTGCAAGACTTTCATATTCAGCCCTACACTCAGAGTGATTGGCCAGGGGGACTACGATGTGTTTGAGAAAGGGAGAAGGAGTGAGAAGGGGTCCCCAGCCCCATCCAGTGATAATTCCTGACCCACGCACAGCCTTGGCCAGGTCCTGGCCTCGCTCTGGTAATGGGATGGGGGTCACTTTATCATTTATAACGACAGGCTGCTTCAGCTGGATCAGAGCCAGGTCGTTGTTCCAGTCAGACTGGTTCTGAAAGCCTGGATggagaacaacctgcaggagGGAAATGCAAAAGTTTGTTCTTAAATTTGATTTTGCATTTagctttgtatttgtttttttcactttcaagcAGTGCTTCCTTACACAGAATAAACGTGTAATGAAGTATGAAGTAAGAGCTGTTAAAATGACGACTAATTTCCCGCTGATAATAGATTTTAAGGTCTGAAGATACGTAAGTATGCCGGATTTCAAAGAAGTTCATAAAAGGTGATATATTTTCACATGAATCATTTCTTGGTCTCTTTCAGTAGAATTCACATCACTCACCTTGAAGGTTTGAACAATTTTTTTAAGCTCAGAAATGTTAGCAATTATGTGGTGTTAAAAAGCGATCCTTTCATGACTTAAGTTTGACTTTAATGAAAAATATCCACATACTTGATGATTTTCTAAACTTGTGGAACCTTAAAAATATGGTGTGTATGGAAATGACAgagcaagaaaacaaaagaaaaacaaacacatacatatacaacaTAGTGAAATAATATAATTCTTGACTCTACAACATTTTCTTTGCTTACCTTCTCAACAGCAACCTCACTGGAAGAATTAGCATCATCCTTTTTTGTAATTCCCAGGTACACTTTAGGGATGACAGGCTCCTTTCCTTGAATGGCCTCCCGACTCTTCTTAACGAAAAGGTTTCTTCCAGCCGTCAACACCCAGCGGTCAGAGATGAGAGCACCGCCTGCATAACCTCCATCCAGTATGCTCTCAGCAATGTAGACCATGGCCTGCCAGGGCACATGAGGAGCCAGTTTCCCACCAACCATTCGCCTGGAGCGGAGTGATGCTGTCCTGGAGGCTGGGAAGTTAACGCAGACATTCTTATTTATAATCCTGTCAATCCTGTCAAATATTGTCTTGGCCTGCAGTTCAAGTTTACACAATTTAGGCTATCACAAAAAAACTACTGACCTCTGGAGACCATTTATCCACATATTGGGACATTAGACGTTATACTCGACCTGCACCTCATACTTTAATTCTGCTCAGTAAAGTGTTTAAACTCATTATCAACCTCTTTAAAACACTTTCTGTTACCTGTGATGTCCAACTAAATCCTAACAAAAGTTTGGGTCTTAGGTTAATGTGTTTAGATGGGTGTCAATGTGAGTGccagttgtctgtctctatgtatTACACCTGTGAGACTGGTGACTAGgactgggccatattataccgttcacggtaataccggtataatgttaggcaatgataagaaaatgaaatatcgcgatagaatatgggtaaaacgcgcatgcgcagtgcctttgttttcatacgcacatggcggaaaaagcatggcggcaaCGGAGAACGAGAAGAGCAAAAGCGGattgttgaatgaaacagatgaaacagatgaaccagaattggtttttaaaaacgtgcaacttcagtgatgtggaactggtttggtttttgtccgtcagatagccaccaaagcacttttttttttgtagaacatgcaagcggaCCGTTGTTATTACCGttatttctcaaaaatcgacagtgcaccttataatccggtgggccgtatgtatgaattctggttgtgcttactgacctcaaaccgattttatgttgtacacagcgctcaaaaatctgtcaaaaatgttttagtacgactttggtaagctacaaagccgcactgattgatggattgtcggagcattatggctacTGTAGTCTGGAGCCTcacggagtgatacgtactgtgcttcaacataatattaccgtattatgtgtgtataaggaccccaaaatggcacctgttaagagacatgcGTTTGACTGCAGACCTGAGGCACACCATGCTGACCCTGCTCTATGTCTTTACCTGGCCAACAACTTTCTGGCTGGCTTGTTGTCATTTCCAGtcgcttccactttgttatattACCGCTgacagctgactgtggaatatttagtatgaGGAATTTTCACAACTGGACGCACAGGCGGTATCCTATCATGGTACCatgctggaattcactgagctcctgagagcaacTCATTCTTTTACAAATGTCTTTAGAAACTGTCTGCATGCCTAAGTGCTTGCTTTTATAGACCTGAAAAGTGTGACTGGAACACCTGAATCCAATTATTTGGATGGGTGAAtgaatatttttggccatatagTGTATATTTTGCATACATTTGGTtcaaatcaaacatttaaagtAAACTACTGTGCTTTGCTGCAGCTCTTAGCCCTACATACAATTTGCTTTACATACAATTTGCACAAAAAACGATATTTATGCCCATAATGCTGACTTTAAGTAATTTGATTACATGTACATTTTCCATGTAATTTTGTCACATAAACACGATGTAAACCATTCAATTTAATGGCATCTGGTCAAATGCAAGTATAGAGTATAGATTTTTTGTTATAATCCTGTAGtatctttgttttcattcattttatagTATAAAGTGCGTTCAGATGACTTTTATTGTcatcttaaattttttttttaatgaagcagAAATTTTTTTGGTATTCCCATAAATTCTAattcatttgttgttgtttttttgtttgtttgtttttttaaaaacaactgaaactgTCACAAATGTTATGTCTGACTCGCTCATCCTGTTTTGCTGCTTTCTaatttgctctctctctgtctaaaTAGACCTCCTGCATAAACGGATCTTTAGAACATGTTCGTTTTAGGCGTAGACCTTAAGGACACTTTGTCAGTTTGAGCATTTCTGCTTTGTTAACAGCACTTTTGCTCTTTCCCATTTTCCCTCAAGTAGAACTTAAACCTAATTAATAAAACATGACCTGCTTGATGTCAGGCTTGTCACGTTTTACTTTGTGCACTTCAGTCATTAAAGAATATTGTTATCTCTTCCTGCTTTTTCAGCAGAGTTTTTCCATCTGAATACGACACTTTCTTGCTCTAAAAAGCCTTTTCAAAAACAATGGACTTTAAATAATGTAtcatggagcaaaatatgggatCTGTTCTCTGTGCTTTTCATCCACTAGTCTTTTGTGTGGCTGAGAAAATCATGAAGACCGCTTTGACTAATATATTGATAGCTCCGTTCAGCACTGAAAGACTATCATcaattttcttgtaattttacATTCTTCTGGCAGAATTAATATACCAAGAATGAGTCCcaatattttgttcatttattgtATTAAGTACAGCATATAATGGATTACAAGAAATGAACAACTTATTATTTTAATGCATCACAGTGACAATGAATAGATTCAGTATCTGTGCTacatttcttattttctttgtctcattatgtacatatttttaataaacaatAGCATCCTTTGTcttattaaaaatgtctttttcatcACGTCTCCAGTGGGTTCATTTATCTTTCACTGGAAACTGATTGTTTGGATTATTGCAAAGTTTTTATCAGCTGTTTGAGGAGAAGCAGGGAAGCAGATTTCCCTTTCAAAGGCAGTAGCCTCAGAGCcaaatgaagggaaaaaaagagaagtcaCCCAGTCCTCAGATCCCTGAGGAAAGCACGTGTCATTTAATGCAGGAGTTATCTGTCTGAACAGCAGCTGTAGAGGAGGTTTCGCTATAACCCAAGGGTGTCAAAGTCATTTTAGTTCAAGGAATACATGAAGCCCAATTTCATGTCAAGTGGGTTTGACCACTAAACTCATTTTTAATACCCTGGTATTTATAAATTCTTCCCTTTTAGTTTAGAGAAGTACGAGAGCTTTATTGCAATATTCAAATTGAATGTTACACCCATTTACAGAACTGATGAACagcctgcatttaaaaaaaagcaactttGGCAGCTCTCATACCACACTGTGGTATGCAAATGTGTTAAGGTTGCAAAAATAGACCAACAATATAGGAAAAAAGTCTAAAAACAATGCCCTATATTTTTTGCAGCTCTTACTGGAATTTGCAAGGCCACCCAACTGCCATGATTTGGAGTTCTTTCACAGCCTACTTCTATGTTTGACACAGCTggtgaaaactgtttttttcaCAGATTTGGACTTTGTGGGTGCTTGAAGTGAAAAAGCGGCTGCTTGGATCAGTTTATATGGAGTTATACTCTGGTTTCCGGCGTAAGTGCAGTGGTAAATATCAGTAATCTGAGAGTATGGCATTAAGTCAAAATACGGTTTGGTCCACACTCATTTATCGCAACAAAGCTGGAATGGATTACCATAAAATTTCATGTACACAACAATATCATAGGGGTATTCCCTGTATATTGTCATTttgttttagttagttttacgAATTTACAAAATCAGTTCAGTTAGTtacagttaattatttttaaaagtcatatttatatttaattaaaaaatgtctgaaaacacAACATTGAGATAAGAGAATCAGCTTTCAGGGTAACCTGATGATGTTTGAATACTTTTAACTGTCCTTGTTTGAATTATTTGACTTTATGCTGTTATTTCTTATTCCGAGGCCAACTGAGCCTACTATACTGGCTGACTGATCTTCAACTGTGATAACCTCTGATTATTCTGCCATTTAATGAGCtgctgacattcaaaacaagtTGATCTACTACAATCTGCAAAATTAATGACTTCTTTTTGTAGTAAGTGCTAATTAATGTCAATTGTTAGAATGCTCACATGGATATTTACATCACTGGCTTACTTGTAAAGCAAGATATGACATGATAAACATACCTGTTAAATATCAGCTGTCACAGTGAGCCAGTTAGCATGCTGACGTCTCAGTTTGACTGAAAGCAGCATTGTGCTACCTTTTTAAGGCTGCTTTTTTATTCCTTGCTGGTCAAATACTATACCATGCAGAAACCTTTTTGTTACATGAAATATTGAAGTAAAAAGCTTATTTCGAATTAAGAGTTTGTGTGTTACCTAACACAGAGCCTTTCATCCTTTCTTCAGTATGAGCCACATCTGCCAGGCAGGCCCACGCAGCCAGGACGACCACAGTCAGAGAAAACCTTCACACGACAACAAGAGAGAAATgatgaataaaaattaaatgcCTCTGCTTCTGTGGGTCGGTGGAGCTGggagcagacaaaaaaatagaaTGAGAAATTGTAAGGAGTCAGTTATTTAATTACTGACATCGATATTTCAGCATTTGATTTACAGCATGTAGGAAATTATAGATGACGAATGGAAAACCTTTCATGGTAAAACAATGCTTTGAGAAGAGATTTGATGAAAACCAAAGAATAATCCAACTTACGCCATTCTGTGGATCATATTCATCCTCTTCAGCAATGGTTAGAGTCTCTTCCGTCGAGTGTGTTGTGCATTTTTCTGCTGGGAGTATTTATATCTGCTCAGAGGCAGCAACTCTGCTCTGGAAATTTCTGCTCAGAACAAAAGCATCGATTCctgaaatctaaaataaataattgtgcAATCTGACTTTTATTCATCTATTCAGACGCTCTCTAAAGACTAGAGTCAGGCTGCATACAATCTGTGGCATATCCATCTTTtgttaatatatattatatattttgttgtataataaactgaattaaattaagTATAAAAATGCACAATGACAAAATACCATAGTACAGTGGTAAAACGTGTTCATTTCTGCTGGTTTAGTctatttttttgatttttcttcttttttgtatttttactctttAGCTCAGCAGTGGATCTAAAGAACTGGAGGTTTTgtaattctgtgtttttttaattttgcaaagtataacagccagaCAGTTTGTACTGTTGTCATAGATTTACTTCATAGTTTACTAAAGGTAAACAGTGCTGACGGAGCCTGCACACCGCTATCACTTGTGGATGAGAAGTATTTTGCAACACTGtgttctgtttattttgttattacacAAAATGAGGTTCAGATGAATGAGTTTGTCTGTAgggaacaaaaacacaacatttcatcagaTTCATGGAAGTAAAGAGTTACCTTGTGCTGAAATAATTTAGATATGTGTTGCATGGTGGGAAGTCCGGAATTGAGGCTTTGGGCATTTATTTAACAGAGGCTATGGAGAGGTTACTCAGACGTGCGATTAAGACACGTCTGTGTTCACTACAATGTTCTTATTAGTGATTATAACTTTATTTTGCATTAGGAGTGGTCTAACCAAGGTTGAAACTATCAAGAGGAAGAATCATACAGCCTTAATGCCTAAAATGTTgtgatgctgtgtaaaatgaaattagagtttctcagaagtaaaaATATTATCAAAACACTcggagaatctggagaaatctctctGCACAAGAGACAAGGCCGAAAATCAATATTGGGTGCATATGATCTCTGGGCCCTCAGGCAGCACGGCATTAAAAATAGTCATGgttctgtcatggaaatcattGCATGTGCTCAGGAACACAGTTCACTGTGCTAGCCACAGAcgcaggttaaagctctatGACACAAGGAATAAGACATATGTGAACATATGTGTTCCAGAATTGCCACGATCTGCACTGGGCCAAAGCGCATCTAAAATGGACTGAATTAAAGTgcagacaaaacaaaatttgtatttattttatttttggaaaacatggaagATGTGACCCTCTAAAGGGACTAACAGTGCTAGATTCAAACGCCTGCATTTCTGATGGTATGGGGCTGTATTAGTTTGGAATTGGCAGTATTGGCACATCTGAAAAAGGCTCCATCAGTATTGAAAGGTATATACAGGTTTTACAGCTACATATGCTCtcactatttattttttttaagggaaagcgttgcatatttcagcaagacaatggtAAACCACATACTGCATCTATTACAACAGCATGACCTGCAtgcagtccagacctttcaccAGCTGAAAACAATTTGGAGCATCATCAAACCAAAATATGGCAAAGAAGGCCCAGAACTAGAATCGTATATCAGATGAGGCTGTCCTCAATTTCCTGACATTTATGGGCTgctgttaaaagaagagggaaCGCTGCACAGTGGTAAACAGGCCCGGTCCCAAGTTTTTTGAGACACGTCAATGGCATCAAATTCAAATTAGACTCAATATTTTCcttaaaatgacacatttttttcattttaaatgttcgatgtgtaaataaaatatgagttttGCATTGAATTCCGCTTTTATTTACATGCTACACAGAATTAGGCTTGTATGTTATAGTGTTTACAACACGTATTGAGGATTTTGGACCACTGCGTTAGATCATCAAAAGACCAACTGAGGGAACATCTTATGGACAAATCGTATTCTTCCCTCCAGTAAAGTTCAGACTTGCAGAATCAATGCCAAAGTGAAGGGAAGCTGTTTTGGCAGCTTGTGCTGGCCtgacacattttattttgtgttcatttttttatgAGTACTGACAGAAAATGTGTGGAGGCCATAATGCTCCCATTCTCAGTCATGCATTAAAAACTATCAGTAACTGACTAGATAGATTTAATATTCATGCTCTGTACTTAAAATATAGTCTAATTGGGTGTGAAGATTTGACTTCTAGGGAGCCCTGAGAAACATTTCCTAGGGGTAATCAGTTTAAGTACATAACTTGATAGCAAAACCCTAAAACTCTATAATGTCAGAGTAAGTCACTTTATGGTGGCGGTGCTAAGGAGATGACACTCAGGCTAGTGCACTTTTAATTGGGTCAGACACAGAGCTGTTCATTTAGGAAGCACTTCTGTTCTCTGAAAGTCAGCATTTCAACCTCATCACCGTTTCAGTGGGTGCAAACTACACAGATCATGCAAATATTTTTCTGGGACAGAAAATGCCATAAATGTTTGTTCTTTACCCAGCTTTGTTAGTGGCATTGCTCTGGAAGGCAAGGTTGAGTAAACAGTTCCTATGAATCAATCCAGTATGTGGGAATGGCAGGAAAAATGTACACAGACAGAagttaaacctgcattctttatGATGACCAACAGAGGGCGACTCCTCTGATTGtggaaacaaagtaaaaaacaagGAAAGGAAGGGTTGACAAATCACTAACACATGTGCTGTCCCTGATCTTATAGGAACTTCATTCAGGTTAATACTGCATGTTTTATGTTGTATTATTCACAGTGTGACTCCCACCAGAGCTTGAGCCATTCAGTTTGTCTGCAGGCTTCACACAGCAATAGATACAGTATGTATAGCTGACAGTGCTGTACCATCAAAAGACCTGTCACTCAGGTTGGTAGCCCTCCAAATGTAATCAGCCAGAACAGAAACCGGGCTATAGCTCCCTGACTATAACATGGGATATGTCCTATTTATTTGGCAGATTTACAAACCCCTTGAGGATTAAGTTACATAAAGCTGCTCAGCACGTACACTGTTGTTTATTCCTCAGGCCTCATCAACATTTCTTCAGCCGAATGCTTCAATTTTCATTTCAATCTCAGTGCATTTGCTGTTGAATGACTTCAGCCCGTCTCGTGGAGATTTTGTTAAGGCAAGAGCAAATCAGTGCTGTGTCCTTAAACCTGATGTTCGGTGTTTCCAATCATATTTGAGGGTAGGAGGTCTCACTTGAAAGCTGTAGTCTTTTCTCTCAGAGGGAAACAACACAGGATGGATGTGACCCTCAAGCCAGACAAGCTTTGCACATGGGCCCAGAC is drawn from Oreochromis aureus strain Israel breed Guangdong linkage group 1, ZZ_aureus, whole genome shotgun sequence and contains these coding sequences:
- the LOC116324263 gene encoding haptoglobin — translated: MNMIHRMAFSLTVVVLAAWACLADVAHTEERMKGSVLASRTASLRSRRMVGGKLAPHVPWQAMVYIAESILDGGYAGGALISDRWVLTAGRNLFVKKSREAIQGKEPVIPKVYLGITKKDDANSSSEVAVEKVVLHPGFQNQSDWNNDLALIQLKQPVVINDKVTPIPLPERGQDLAKAVRGSGIITGWGWGPLLTPSPFLKHIVVPLANHSECRAEYESLALTPTVDDDMICTAATKYQENVCFGDAGGALAVTDPETGDIYAAGILSYDKSCTRYKHAVYMKLSSYLPWIHSIMRGDTDTSTAVRFKAMSAMYRRQE